In Streptomyces longhuiensis, the following proteins share a genomic window:
- a CDS encoding DUF2264 domain-containing protein, with the protein MPAPHLSLPPTDRVLSPLTGWTRAHWETLADRQLEALVPYATPGFAQYRLPGRASWSGVVSDGLEGFARSFLLASFRIAGAGGDVDPRLVERYAEGLTTGTDRGRGTGLDGEAWPELTDCSQQMVEAASIAIGLHETRPWIWDKLDSRVQERIVDWFSGFVGGRTWDNNWRLFQVVSEQFLASVGAPYSQDDIDGGLDRIEDWYVGDGWYTDGDGRNFDYYIGWAMHLYPLLWARMAGPDGDGGRAKVYRERLSQFLTTYPHFFGGDGAPVHQGRSLTYRFAATAPVWMGALANCTPLEPGLTRRLASGTARHFVERGVPDERGLLPLGWYGTFLPTTQPYSGPASPYWASKGFLGLLLPADHPVWTEREAQLPVERSEQYTALPAPGWLLHGTPHDGIVRLINHGSDHNPLEGPATDDPHYAKLAYSTATAPESAPHAWQRSVDNHVALVAEDGTPSRRRRIHPISCEGRVASSRHDAQLPGFDEEFPIESTTVLHGPWEIRVHRVQAPGGVTVREGGYAVADETSVHAERGPGWALTRTESGVTSAVVALHGWDEEAGVAREVEANAYGPHSATPYLRSTGHPGGSGVHVTLAVLTRDVVHPQALRESISCVADPEDGGQVRITFPDGGTVTV; encoded by the coding sequence ATGCCCGCACCGCACCTTTCACTGCCGCCCACCGACCGTGTCCTGTCCCCGCTCACGGGCTGGACGCGGGCCCACTGGGAGACGCTCGCCGACCGGCAGTTGGAGGCGCTCGTCCCGTACGCGACGCCTGGGTTCGCGCAGTACCGGCTGCCGGGGCGGGCCAGCTGGTCGGGCGTCGTGTCGGACGGGCTCGAAGGGTTCGCGCGGTCATTCCTGCTGGCCTCCTTCCGTATAGCGGGCGCGGGCGGGGACGTGGATCCCCGACTCGTGGAACGCTACGCGGAAGGTCTGACAACGGGCACCGACCGCGGCCGCGGCACGGGCCTCGACGGCGAGGCGTGGCCCGAACTCACCGACTGCTCCCAGCAGATGGTGGAGGCCGCGTCCATCGCGATCGGGCTGCACGAGACCCGCCCCTGGATCTGGGACAAGCTCGACTCCCGGGTCCAGGAGCGGATCGTGGACTGGTTCTCCGGCTTCGTCGGCGGCCGCACCTGGGACAACAACTGGCGCCTGTTCCAGGTGGTCTCGGAGCAGTTCCTGGCCTCGGTCGGAGCCCCGTACAGCCAGGACGACATCGACGGCGGCCTGGACCGTATAGAGGACTGGTATGTCGGCGACGGCTGGTACACCGACGGAGACGGCCGCAACTTCGACTACTACATCGGCTGGGCCATGCATCTGTACCCGCTGCTGTGGGCGCGGATGGCCGGCCCGGACGGTGACGGCGGCCGCGCGAAGGTCTACCGGGAGCGCCTGTCGCAGTTCCTCACCACCTACCCTCACTTCTTCGGCGGTGACGGCGCGCCCGTGCACCAGGGCCGCTCACTGACGTACCGTTTCGCCGCCACCGCGCCCGTGTGGATGGGCGCGCTCGCGAACTGCACCCCGCTGGAGCCGGGACTCACCCGGCGCCTCGCGTCGGGCACGGCGCGGCACTTCGTGGAGCGCGGCGTCCCCGACGAGCGGGGCCTGCTGCCGCTCGGCTGGTACGGGACGTTCCTGCCGACGACGCAGCCGTACTCGGGCCCCGCCTCGCCGTACTGGGCGAGCAAGGGGTTCCTCGGGCTGCTGCTGCCCGCCGACCATCCCGTGTGGACCGAGCGCGAGGCGCAGCTGCCCGTCGAGAGGTCCGAGCAGTACACGGCACTGCCCGCGCCCGGCTGGCTGCTGCACGGCACGCCCCACGACGGGATCGTGCGGCTGATCAACCACGGCAGCGACCACAACCCGCTCGAAGGTCCCGCCACGGACGATCCGCACTACGCGAAGCTCGCCTACTCCACGGCGACGGCGCCCGAGTCGGCCCCGCACGCCTGGCAGCGGAGCGTCGACAATCATGTGGCGCTCGTCGCGGAGGACGGCACCCCCTCACGCCGCCGCCGCATCCACCCGATCTCCTGCGAGGGGCGCGTCGCCTCGTCCCGCCATGACGCCCAGCTGCCGGGATTCGACGAGGAGTTCCCGATCGAGTCGACGACCGTGCTGCACGGGCCGTGGGAGATCCGCGTGCACCGGGTGCAGGCTCCCGGGGGCGTGACGGTGCGCGAGGGCGGCTACGCGGTCGCCGACGAGACCAGCGTCCACGCCGAGCGCGGACCGGGCTGGGCGCTGACGCGCACGGAGTCCGGGGTGACCAGCGCGGTGGTGGCGCTGCACGGCTGGGACGAGGAGGCCGGTGTCGCACGGGAGGTCGAGGCCAATGCCTACGGCCCGCACTCGGCGACGCCCTACCTCCGCTCGACGGGCCACCCCGGAGGATCCGGCGTACACGTCACGCTCGCGGTCCTGACGCGCGACGTCGTGCATCCGCAGGCCCTGCGCGAGTCGATCTCATGCGTGGCGGACCCCGAGGACGGCGGGCAGGTGCGGATCACCTTCCCCGACGGCGGGACGGTCACCGTCTGA
- a CDS encoding polysaccharide lyase 8 family protein encodes MDLTRRQTLTLAGATAAAALPLTAGVATAADAVEAADAPAADAFDVLLARAEEQLTGGAFDTADPDFAAAVKALDTQASAWWKDLDRSAGRKALWADLSPASDPGMFGQSYPRLRTLATAWATPGTSLTGSSEVADALVAALGFLGSTGYNPARGESGNWWFWEIGAPRALMDTCVLLRSKLPAADLAGYVATVAKFCPNPDRRTNSPSLSETGANRADKAVIVALRGLLARDAATVALARDGLSDVRDSGRRSLFTYVTSGDGFYEDGSFVQHDSVAYTGTYGSVLLGSAGQLIALLAGSDWAVNDPKVSVLYEAVERSFSPVVFDGLMMDALRGRAISRERARDYNDGAVTLTYILQLAAGAPAPYADRWRALAKGWISRNKVSPYAGLVGVPALARAKAVLDDKAIPAAERLTGHFSFADMDRVVHRRPGWALALSLSSKRIAAYEAGNGENLHGWYTGDGMTYLYDGDDLGQFGDGFWPTVDPYRLPGTTVDTRARADLGTGAGTGTYRPKNAVAGGAVLQDRYGAAAMELIADGSTLRARKAWFCLDNAVVALGAGITASDGRTIETVVENRSLRTDGAPRLLVEGRRQPGEQGWSASLSGAEWAHLEGTGGYVFPDHPGRRAGGGVPLRALREERTGTWGALNSGADTGGDTDPVTRRYVTLWFDHGSSPTDSTYAYVLLPGASAVATGVWAHSRPVRIVANDATVQAVEARRLGLLAAHFWGPGSVGGLTSSGPGTVLVRRHGDTVAVAVADPGRTGSTLTVELPFPVRKVTRADDTITLTPGRRPVLTVDVAGSRGHSHTAELA; translated from the coding sequence ATGGACCTCACTCGCAGACAGACCCTGACCCTCGCGGGCGCGACCGCCGCGGCGGCGCTCCCCCTGACAGCGGGCGTCGCGACGGCGGCGGACGCCGTGGAAGCGGCGGACGCCCCTGCCGCCGACGCTTTCGACGTACTGCTGGCGCGCGCCGAGGAGCAGCTCACCGGCGGCGCGTTCGACACCGCCGATCCGGACTTCGCGGCGGCCGTCAAGGCCCTCGACACTCAGGCGTCCGCCTGGTGGAAGGACCTCGACCGCAGCGCGGGCAGGAAGGCGCTGTGGGCCGACCTCTCCCCCGCGTCGGACCCCGGAATGTTCGGGCAGAGCTATCCGCGCCTGCGCACCCTGGCCACCGCCTGGGCGACCCCGGGCACCTCGCTGACCGGCAGCTCCGAGGTCGCCGACGCACTCGTCGCGGCGCTGGGATTCCTGGGCAGCACCGGCTACAACCCGGCCCGCGGCGAGTCCGGCAACTGGTGGTTCTGGGAGATCGGCGCACCCCGAGCGCTGATGGACACCTGCGTGCTCCTGCGGTCGAAGCTGCCTGCCGCGGATCTGGCCGGATACGTCGCGACCGTCGCGAAGTTCTGCCCGAACCCCGACCGCCGCACCAACTCCCCCTCCCTCTCCGAGACCGGCGCGAACCGCGCCGACAAGGCCGTCATCGTGGCCCTGCGCGGACTGCTCGCCCGGGACGCGGCCACCGTCGCGCTGGCCCGCGACGGCCTGTCGGACGTGCGGGACAGCGGACGCCGCAGCCTGTTCACCTATGTCACCTCGGGCGACGGCTTCTACGAGGACGGGTCGTTCGTCCAGCACGACAGCGTCGCCTACACGGGGACGTACGGGAGTGTGCTGCTCGGCAGTGCGGGGCAGCTGATCGCGCTGCTCGCCGGGTCGGACTGGGCCGTGAACGACCCGAAGGTGTCGGTGCTCTACGAGGCGGTGGAGCGGTCCTTCTCGCCCGTCGTGTTCGACGGGCTGATGATGGACGCGCTGCGCGGGCGGGCGATCTCCCGCGAGCGGGCCCGCGACTACAACGACGGTGCCGTCACCCTGACATACATCCTTCAGCTCGCCGCGGGCGCCCCGGCCCCGTACGCCGACCGCTGGCGTGCGCTCGCCAAGGGGTGGATCAGCCGCAACAAGGTCAGTCCGTACGCGGGTCTCGTCGGCGTCCCCGCCTTGGCGCGCGCGAAGGCGGTCCTCGACGACAAGGCGATCCCGGCGGCGGAGCGTCTCACCGGTCACTTCTCGTTCGCCGACATGGACCGCGTGGTGCACCGGCGCCCCGGCTGGGCGCTCGCCCTGTCGCTCTCCTCGAAGCGCATCGCGGCGTACGAGGCGGGCAATGGTGAGAACCTGCACGGCTGGTACACCGGCGACGGCATGACGTACCTGTACGACGGTGACGACCTCGGCCAGTTCGGCGACGGGTTCTGGCCGACCGTCGACCCGTACCGGCTGCCGGGCACGACGGTGGACACGCGCGCGCGTGCGGACCTCGGCACGGGGGCCGGCACCGGAACGTACCGCCCGAAGAACGCCGTGGCGGGCGGCGCCGTCCTTCAGGACCGCTATGGCGCGGCTGCCATGGAACTCATCGCCGACGGCAGCACCCTGCGGGCGCGGAAGGCGTGGTTCTGCCTGGACAACGCGGTCGTCGCGCTCGGCGCGGGGATCACCGCGAGCGACGGCCGCACGATCGAGACGGTCGTCGAGAACCGCAGTCTGCGTACGGACGGAGCGCCGCGCCTCCTGGTGGAAGGGCGGCGGCAGCCTGGCGAGCAGGGCTGGTCCGCATCGCTGTCCGGAGCCGAATGGGCGCATCTGGAGGGCACGGGCGGCTATGTCTTTCCCGACCATCCGGGACGGAGAGCGGGCGGCGGCGTCCCGCTGAGAGCGCTGCGGGAGGAACGTACCGGCACCTGGGGCGCCCTCAACTCCGGCGCGGACACCGGCGGCGACACCGACCCGGTCACCCGCCGCTACGTCACGCTGTGGTTCGACCACGGCTCCTCCCCCACCGACTCCACGTACGCCTATGTGCTCCTGCCGGGTGCGAGCGCCGTGGCGACCGGGGTCTGGGCGCACTCGCGGCCCGTGCGGATCGTGGCGAACGACGCCACGGTCCAAGCCGTCGAGGCGCGCCGCCTCGGACTCCTCGCCGCGCACTTCTGGGGTCCCGGCAGCGTCGGCGGCCTCACGTCGTCCGGTCCCGGCACCGTCCTGGTGCGGCGGCACGGCGACACCGTCGCGGTCGCCGTGGCCGACCCCGGGCGCACCGGGTCGACGCTCACGGTCGAACTCCCCTTCCCCGTACGCAAGGTGACGCGTGCCGACGACACGATCACGCTCACCCCGGGCCGCCGGCCCGTCCTGACGGTCGACGTCGCGGGCTCACGCGGGCACAGCCACACGGCGGAGCTCGCGTGA
- a CDS encoding M60 family metallopeptidase: MRPARMSSAASADAAVPADTPATSGFSRRAVLATLAGAGAATLLGTGTASAHAPGGATVPLIARPSAETERLRLGQALRATEFQPTGQYVPAGTALRFDVLPHDDLVPTLWIGQWDYYGTVTEPRSYALKPGANTVTDPHGGPVYFSLEGHGERAAVKFRAGATPMPVFRLGHTSEADYQRQLDTLTDVPVVELHAPRTIMTLTRDGALLYRDQDHAALLRLVEEIIEAESRISGLDGSKPVHRPKAGGYHFTEVSVVPSGVGAYATHGYNGFPRAYLDRATTVDGLRTRGWGLYHELGHLHQQMAYKPTGLTEVTVNIYSLAVQRALSQPSNLLTVDPKTGLNPFQSAHAKFGTDGLTYEKSFGAYEKLVPLRQLELAFGDDFWPRLHRLVREENPQSDYTETAKRYRALSTYASRVSGRDLTDFFVRDWAFPIDATGLAEIAALQLPKPTVEPATLTD; the protein is encoded by the coding sequence ATGCGCCCTGCCCGTATGTCCTCCGCCGCCTCGGCCGACGCCGCTGTCCCCGCCGACACCCCTGCCACCTCGGGCTTCTCCCGTCGTGCGGTGCTCGCCACCCTGGCCGGCGCGGGAGCCGCCACCCTCCTCGGCACCGGCACCGCAAGTGCCCACGCCCCGGGCGGTGCCACCGTCCCGCTCATCGCACGCCCCTCCGCCGAGACCGAGCGCCTCCGCCTCGGACAGGCCCTGCGCGCCACCGAGTTCCAGCCGACCGGGCAGTACGTCCCGGCCGGGACCGCGCTGCGCTTCGACGTGCTGCCTCACGACGACCTCGTGCCCACGCTCTGGATCGGGCAGTGGGACTACTACGGCACGGTGACGGAGCCGCGCAGCTATGCGCTGAAGCCCGGCGCCAACACGGTCACCGACCCGCACGGCGGTCCCGTCTACTTCTCCCTGGAAGGCCACGGCGAACGCGCCGCCGTGAAGTTCAGGGCGGGCGCCACCCCGATGCCTGTCTTCAGGCTCGGCCACACCTCCGAGGCCGACTACCAGCGGCAGTTGGACACCCTCACCGACGTGCCGGTGGTCGAGCTGCACGCGCCGCGCACCATCATGACGCTCACGCGCGACGGCGCACTCCTGTACCGCGACCAGGACCACGCGGCGCTGCTCCGGCTCGTCGAGGAGATCATCGAGGCCGAGTCGCGGATCAGCGGGCTCGACGGGTCGAAGCCGGTGCACCGGCCGAAGGCGGGCGGTTATCACTTCACCGAGGTGTCGGTGGTCCCGTCCGGCGTCGGCGCCTACGCCACGCACGGCTACAACGGCTTCCCGCGCGCCTATCTCGACCGCGCCACCACCGTCGACGGACTGCGCACCCGAGGCTGGGGCCTCTACCACGAACTCGGGCACCTGCATCAGCAGATGGCGTACAAGCCGACGGGCCTGACCGAGGTCACGGTCAACATCTACTCGCTCGCGGTGCAGCGGGCCCTGAGCCAGCCGTCGAACCTTCTGACCGTCGACCCGAAGACCGGCCTCAACCCCTTCCAGTCCGCACACGCGAAGTTCGGCACGGACGGGCTGACGTACGAGAAGTCCTTCGGCGCCTACGAGAAGCTCGTGCCGCTGCGGCAGCTGGAGCTGGCCTTCGGCGACGACTTCTGGCCGCGGTTGCACCGGCTTGTGCGCGAGGAGAACCCGCAGTCCGACTACACCGAGACCGCCAAGCGGTATCGCGCCCTGTCGACCTACGCCAGCCGGGTCTCCGGCCGCGACCTCACGGACTTCTTCGTCCGTGACTGGGCCTTCCCCATCGACGCCACGGGACTGGCCGAGATCGCCGCGCTCCAACTGCCGAAGCCGACCGTCGAACCGGCCACGCTGACCGACTGA
- a CDS encoding LacI family DNA-binding transcriptional regulator, with amino-acid sequence MPRQGSTANGRRATVVDVARLAGVSTATVSRVMNRNYPVAAATRERVEEAMEELGYVVNAHARALAGVSGRTVGIIISDVVDPFYAYIARGVEREATAGGRLCLVCSTQGDPQRELAFIELMHERRADAVILVGGSVADRGYRTELERRARELDAGGSKLVLCGRPSLGKDAPTVGVEYDNEGGAFAITDHLLTEGHERILYLGGPPGLSTTKERIAGHRRALEQRGLPRDPALVQPGAFSRQFGHRRMTELLREGPEFTAVFAANDIVAAGAAQALEEAGMRVPQDVSLVGYDDVPVAQELRPRLTTVHIPLEEMGRQAVRVALAGGDEDDWRAPTTGTLRLGTHLVVRDSVAAPRGVRRRRG; translated from the coding sequence ATGCCCCGGCAGGGCTCTACGGCGAACGGACGGCGCGCGACCGTCGTGGACGTGGCGCGTCTCGCGGGCGTGTCGACCGCGACCGTGTCCCGCGTGATGAACCGCAACTACCCGGTCGCGGCAGCCACCCGCGAGCGCGTCGAGGAGGCCATGGAGGAGCTGGGCTATGTGGTCAACGCCCACGCCCGCGCCCTGGCCGGTGTCTCCGGACGCACCGTCGGCATCATCATCAGCGACGTGGTCGACCCCTTCTACGCCTACATCGCGCGTGGCGTGGAACGCGAGGCGACGGCGGGCGGCCGGCTCTGCCTGGTCTGCAGCACCCAGGGCGACCCGCAGCGCGAGCTGGCCTTCATCGAGCTGATGCACGAGCGCCGCGCCGACGCGGTGATCCTCGTCGGCGGCAGCGTCGCCGACCGCGGCTACCGCACCGAACTCGAACGCCGCGCCCGCGAATTGGACGCCGGCGGCTCGAAGCTCGTGCTGTGCGGCCGCCCCTCCCTCGGCAAGGACGCGCCCACGGTCGGGGTCGAGTACGACAACGAGGGCGGCGCCTTCGCGATCACCGACCACCTCCTGACCGAGGGCCACGAACGAATCCTGTACCTGGGCGGGCCGCCGGGGCTCTCCACCACCAAGGAACGGATCGCCGGCCACCGTCGCGCCCTGGAGCAGCGTGGGCTGCCGCGCGATCCGGCGCTCGTGCAGCCCGGGGCGTTCAGCCGCCAGTTCGGCCACCGCCGGATGACGGAACTGCTGCGCGAGGGACCGGAGTTCACCGCCGTCTTCGCGGCCAACGACATCGTGGCGGCGGGCGCGGCCCAGGCCCTGGAGGAGGCCGGGATGCGGGTGCCGCAGGACGTCTCCCTGGTCGGCTACGACGACGTGCCCGTGGCACAGGAGCTGCGACCGCGCCTCACCACCGTGCACATCCCGCTCGAGGAGATGGGCCGCCAGGCCGTCCGCGTCGCCCTCGCGGGCGGCGACGAGGACGACTGGCGGGCCCCGACGACGGGCACGCTGCGCCTCGGTACGCATCTGGTGGTACGCGATTCCGTGGCGGCGCCGCGTGGGGTGCGCCGGCGCCGGGGGTGA
- a CDS encoding hydroxyacid dehydrogenase, translating to MDAGLLDDVFPPAVRLRLEESADIRPPQVVGEFGSPEAVAALAECEVLLTGWGCPHIDTAVLDRAPRLRAVIHSAGTVKTFLTPEAYGRGIAVSSAAAANAVPVAEFTLAAIIMGAKRAFPLAQLFHTRRSHRTAADLDRHHWLGTHGITVGVVGASRTGRRVIQLLRSIDADVLLHDPYVSDAEAELLGATRTDLDTLVATSDVVTLHAPSTPLTHHLLDERRIALMRPGALLINTARGPLVDTEALTAHLVSGRIDAVLDVTDPEPLPADHPLWDLPNVFITPHLAGAQGNEVGRLGALAVDELARYARGVPLNHPVLLEELERIA from the coding sequence ATGGACGCGGGGCTGCTCGACGACGTCTTTCCGCCCGCCGTACGGCTCCGGCTCGAGGAGTCCGCGGACATCCGGCCGCCACAGGTGGTGGGCGAGTTCGGGAGTCCCGAGGCGGTGGCCGCGCTCGCCGAGTGCGAGGTCCTGCTGACCGGCTGGGGCTGCCCGCACATCGACACGGCCGTGCTCGACCGGGCGCCGCGGCTGCGCGCGGTGATCCACTCGGCGGGCACGGTCAAGACGTTCCTGACCCCCGAGGCGTACGGGCGCGGCATCGCGGTGTCGTCCGCCGCGGCCGCCAACGCCGTACCCGTCGCGGAGTTCACCCTCGCGGCGATCATCATGGGCGCCAAGCGGGCCTTCCCGCTCGCCCAGCTGTTCCACACCCGCCGCTCCCACCGCACTGCGGCCGACCTCGACCGCCACCACTGGCTCGGCACGCACGGCATCACCGTCGGCGTGGTCGGCGCGTCACGCACCGGACGCAGGGTCATCCAGCTGCTGCGCTCCATCGACGCCGACGTACTGCTCCACGACCCGTACGTGAGCGACGCCGAGGCGGAGCTGCTCGGGGCCACCCGCACCGACCTCGACACCCTCGTCGCGACCAGTGACGTCGTGACCCTGCACGCGCCGTCCACTCCCCTCACCCACCACCTGCTCGACGAGCGGCGCATCGCGCTGATGCGCCCGGGCGCCCTGCTGATCAACACGGCACGCGGCCCACTCGTCGACACCGAAGCCCTCACCGCGCACCTGGTCAGCGGCCGGATCGACGCCGTACTCGACGTCACGGACCCCGAGCCGCTGCCCGCCGACCACCCCCTGTGGGACCTGCCCAACGTCTTCATCACCCCGCACCTGGCGGGGGCGCAGGGCAACGAGGTGGGGCGGCTCGGCGCGCTCGCGGTCGACGAACTCGCCCGCTACGCGCGCGGGGTGCCGCTCAACCACCCGGTCCTCCTGGAGGAACTGGAGCGGATCGCGTGA
- a CDS encoding ABC transporter permease, which yields MADTTPSPPQAVHRLSLGQRLKRDKVMLLLTLPGLLYFCVFHYVPLLGYVVAFQDYQPYLGYMHSAWAGVSNFTSAFADPAFWSATGNTLKIALVQLVFFFPVPIALALLLNSIVSDKVRRFVQSVVYLPHFIGWVIIVSIFQQILGGAGVLPDLLGQLGLPRYDMTTDPAAFPWLLTLQVAWKDAGWGTIIMLAALLNIDRGLYEASAIDGAGRARRLWHVTLPGISPVIILLLILNLGQILSVGFEQILLQRDAVGPAAGEVLDTYVYFHGIKNNDWGTSAAVGLVKAVIGTVLVLGANKFAHRLGHEGVYRGADR from the coding sequence ATGGCTGACACAACGCCCTCCCCGCCACAGGCCGTTCACCGCCTCTCGCTGGGGCAGCGGCTCAAGCGGGACAAGGTCATGCTGCTGCTGACCCTGCCGGGCCTGCTCTATTTCTGCGTGTTCCACTACGTACCGCTCCTCGGCTACGTGGTGGCGTTCCAGGACTACCAGCCGTATCTGGGCTACATGCACAGCGCCTGGGCGGGCGTCTCGAACTTCACGTCCGCCTTCGCCGACCCGGCGTTCTGGTCGGCGACCGGCAACACGCTGAAGATCGCGCTCGTCCAGCTGGTGTTCTTCTTCCCGGTCCCCATCGCCCTCGCGCTGCTGCTCAACAGCATCGTCAGCGACAAGGTCCGCCGGTTCGTGCAGAGCGTCGTCTATCTGCCGCACTTCATCGGCTGGGTCATCATCGTCTCGATCTTCCAGCAGATCCTCGGCGGCGCCGGCGTCCTGCCCGACCTCCTCGGCCAACTCGGCCTGCCCCGCTACGACATGACGACCGACCCGGCCGCCTTCCCCTGGCTCCTCACCCTCCAGGTGGCCTGGAAGGATGCGGGCTGGGGCACGATCATCATGCTCGCCGCCCTGCTCAACATCGACCGTGGCCTGTACGAGGCCTCGGCGATCGACGGGGCGGGGCGCGCCCGGCGCCTGTGGCACGTCACGCTGCCCGGCATCTCCCCGGTGATCATCCTGCTCCTGATCCTCAACCTGGGGCAGATCCTCTCCGTCGGCTTCGAGCAGATCCTGCTCCAGCGCGACGCGGTCGGCCCCGCCGCCGGTGAAGTCCTCGACACCTACGTGTACTTCCACGGGATCAAGAACAACGACTGGGGCACGTCGGCCGCCGTAGGACTGGTCAAGGCGGTCATCGGCACCGTCCTCGTCCTCGGCGCCAACAAGTTCGCCCACCGGCTCGGCCACGAAGGGGTGTACCGCGGTGCTGACCGCTGA
- a CDS encoding carbohydrate ABC transporter permease: MEKPTRTGLFLKGLVLVLVVAAVAYPLLGVIGTSFASQSDIIRSPGLVLWPDHPTLEAYRTVFSGGVVTHALLISVGVTLVGTATSVLVTIGMAYGLSRREVTGSRFILMTALFTMLFDPGIIPKFLTIKELGLYNTLASLVLPTMVSAFNLVVLRSFFMNLPEELYDAAKVDGAGDLRTLVRIVLPLSKAVIAVISLFYAVTYWNAFFNAMLYLSDNDKWPLSMVLRTFVLQGQSLEGASAGEALAPQQAVQMAVLVIAVVPILCVYPFLQRYFTKGVLTGAIKG, translated from the coding sequence ATGGAGAAGCCCACCCGAACCGGCCTGTTCCTCAAGGGACTTGTGCTGGTCCTGGTGGTCGCGGCCGTCGCCTACCCGCTGCTCGGCGTGATCGGCACGAGCTTCGCCTCGCAGTCCGACATCATCCGCAGCCCCGGCCTGGTCCTGTGGCCCGACCACCCGACGCTGGAGGCGTACCGCACGGTCTTCAGCGGCGGCGTCGTCACGCACGCGCTGCTCATCTCCGTCGGCGTGACCCTCGTGGGCACCGCGACCAGCGTCCTCGTCACCATCGGGATGGCGTACGGCCTCTCGCGCCGCGAGGTCACCGGCTCCCGCTTCATCCTCATGACGGCCCTGTTCACGATGCTCTTCGACCCGGGCATCATCCCCAAGTTCCTCACCATCAAGGAACTCGGCCTGTACAACACCCTGGCCTCACTCGTGCTGCCCACCATGGTCAGCGCGTTCAACCTGGTCGTCCTGCGCTCCTTCTTCATGAACCTGCCCGAGGAGCTGTACGACGCCGCGAAGGTGGACGGCGCGGGCGATCTGCGCACCCTGGTGCGCATCGTGCTGCCGCTGTCGAAGGCCGTCATCGCCGTGATCAGCCTGTTCTACGCGGTGACGTACTGGAACGCCTTCTTCAACGCGATGCTCTACCTGAGCGACAACGACAAGTGGCCGCTCTCCATGGTCCTGCGCACCTTCGTCCTCCAGGGCCAGTCCCTGGAAGGGGCCTCGGCCGGCGAGGCGCTCGCGCCCCAGCAGGCCGTGCAGATGGCCGTCCTGGTGATCGCCGTCGTGCCGATCCTGTGCGTCTACCCCTTCCTCCAGCGCTACTTCACCAAGGGCGTCCTCACCGGCGCCATCAAGGGCTGA